Proteins encoded in a region of the Rutidosis leptorrhynchoides isolate AG116_Rl617_1_P2 chromosome 9, CSIRO_AGI_Rlap_v1, whole genome shotgun sequence genome:
- the LOC139868349 gene encoding uncharacterized protein gives MPLLSYQKLTGYVDRTLPKPSPTIVTGEVISPNPAYATWNAGDQRALILIQSSLTEEAMAKTLVHSTSRDVWIALESSFHHDSLERTHTLRDSLRHLKKGSSTVPEFSKKFKNICDQLQAIGQPLKEDDKIHWFLCGLGSSFETFSTTQRLITPKPKFRDLVSQAKSHEMFL, from the coding sequence ATGCCTCTCCTTTCTTATCAAAAGCTAACAGGTTATGTTGACAGAACTCTTCCTAAACCGTCACCCACCATCGTTACTGGTGAAGTTATTTCACCTAATCCTGCTTATGCCACCTGGAATGCTGGAGACCAACGTGCTCTTATTCTCATTCAGTCTTCATTAACTGAAGAAGCCATGGCCAAAACCCTTGTTCACTCCACTTCTCGTGATGTTTGGATAGCCCTTGAATCATCATTTCATCATGATTCATTAGAACGAACACACACTCTTCGTGATTCGCTTCGCCATCTTAAGAAGGGTTCATCTACTGTCCCTGAATTCTCCAAGAAATTCAAAAACATTTGTGATCAATTACAAGCTATCGGACAACCACTTAAAGAAGATGACAAAATCCATTGGTTTTTATGTGGCCTCGGTTCTTCCTTTGAAACCTTCTCCACAACTCAGCGGCTCATCACTCCTAAACCTAAGTTTCGTGACTTGGTTTCTCAGGCCAAAAGTCATGAAATGTTCCTGTAA